Proteins found in one Zea mays cultivar B73 chromosome 1, Zm-B73-REFERENCE-NAM-5.0, whole genome shotgun sequence genomic segment:
- the LOC100279965 gene encoding uncharacterized protein isoform X1 yields MAVVRLRVSPRLRSIPLLLSQPDAATVRRSFACASASQAPAPARAMAAPSSSSATPSPYTTLVGRVSCEREIKRSKFIAIAAPVPNERAAMAFLDQVKDPRATHNCWAYKLGDQFRYNDDGEPSSTAGKPIYSAIISSGIDKVMVVVIRYFGGIKLGTGGLVRAYGGVASECLKDAPTCLVKPKARVGMEVPFNLLGTVYHQLQHFEAEDIKQDYDTGKDGTVMVMFEVEYEKIENLGNAVNSACSRKIELYL; encoded by the exons ATGGCGGTGGTGCGCCTGCGCGTATCTCCACGCCTCCGCTCCATTCCCCTCCTGCTCTCCCAGCCAGACGCCGCTACAGTCCGGCGTAGTTTCGCCTGCGCCAGCGCCTCCCAAGCCCCCGCACCCGCGCGGGCTATGGCGGCCCCGTCCTCCTCATCCGCGACGCCCTCCCCGTACACGACGCTCGTCGGGCGCGTGAGCTGCGAGCGCGAGATCAAGCGCAGCAAGTTCATCGCCATCGCGGCCCCGGTCCCCAACGAGCGTGCCGCCATGGCCTTCCTGGATcag GTCAAGGATCCACGTGCTACCCATAATTGCTGGGCATACAAG CTGGGAGATCAATTCCGTTACAACGATGACGGTGAACCTTCTAGTACAGCTGGGAAGCCAATATACTCTGCCATCATTTCCTCTGGCATTGATAAGGTCATGGTGGTTGTGATTAG ATATTTTGGAGGCATAAAACTGGGAACCGGTGGACTGGTGAGGGCTTATGGTGGGGTTGCTTCTGAATGTCTTAAAGATGCTCCTACTTGTCTTGTGAAACCAAAG GCTCGTGTGGGTATGGAAGTACCATTTAATCTGTTGGGAACAGTCTATCATCAG CTACAACATTTCGAAGCTGAAGATATCAAACAGGACTATGACACTGGAAAAGATGGTACCGTTATGGTCATGTTCGAAGTGGAATATGAAAAAATTGAGAATCTTGGAAATGCAGTGAACTCAGCTTGCAGTAGGAAGATAGAACTATATCTATAA
- the LOC118476103 gene encoding uncharacterized mitochondrial protein AtMg00810-like, producing the protein MKNLGPLHHFLGVTAERRPQGLFLHQRQYAIDILERAGMSDCKPCTTPVDTQAKLSEDDGPPVADATSYRSLTGALQYLTFSRPDIAYAVQQVCLHMHTPREPHLTALKRILRYLRGSLDYGLLLRPSPTSELVVYTDADWAGCPDTRRSTSGYAVFLGANLVSWAAKRQPVVSRSSAEAEYRAVANGVAEASWLRQLLHELHSPLQRATLVYCDNVSAVYLSTNPVQHQRTKHVEIDLHFVRERVAAGDVRVLSVPTTLQFADIFTKGLPSSVFLDFRSSLNICTG; encoded by the coding sequence atgaagaacctggggcccctccaccacttcctcggcgtcaccgccgaacgtcggcctcagggtctcttcctccaccagcgccagtacgccatcgacatcctggagcgggctggcatgtctgactgcaagccctgcaccacgcctgtcgacactcaggcgaagctctctgaggacgacgggcctccggtcgccgacgcgacgtcctaccggagcctcaccggcgcgctccagtacctcacgttctccaggcccgacatcgcttacgccgtccagcaggtgtgcctgcacatgcacactccgcgggagccccatctcactgcgcttaagcggattctacgctacctccgcggctccctcgactacggcctcctactccgcccatccccgacgtcggagctcgtggtctacaccgacgctgactgggctggctgtcccgacacgcgccggtccacctccggctacgccgtcttcctgggcgccaacctcgtctcttgggccgccaagaggcagcccgtcgtctctcgctccagcgctgaggccgagtaccgtgccgtggccaacggcgtggccgaggcctcctggctgcgccagctcctccacgagcttcacagtcccctccagcgcgccaccctcgtctactgcgacaacgtcagcgcggtctacctctccaccaaccccgtgcagcatcagcgcacgaagcatgtggagatcgacctgcacttcgtccgcgagcgtgtcgctgccggtgacgtccgcgttctcagcgtccccaccacgcttcagttcgccgacatcttcaccaaggggttaccgtcgagtgtctttttagacttccgatccagtctcaacatctgtacaggatag
- the LOC100279965 gene encoding uncharacterized protein isoform X2: MAVVRLRVSPRLRSIPLLLSQPDAATVRRSFACASASQAPAPARAMAAPSSSSATPSPYTTLVGRVSCEREIKRSKFIAIAAPVPNERAAMAFLDQVKDPRATHNCWAYKLGDQFRYNDDGEPSSTAGKPIYSAIISSGIDKVMVVVIRYFGGIKLGTGGLVRAYGGVASECLKDAPTCLVKPKARVGMEVPFNLLGTVYHQVRCCPPSLFS; encoded by the exons ATGGCGGTGGTGCGCCTGCGCGTATCTCCACGCCTCCGCTCCATTCCCCTCCTGCTCTCCCAGCCAGACGCCGCTACAGTCCGGCGTAGTTTCGCCTGCGCCAGCGCCTCCCAAGCCCCCGCACCCGCGCGGGCTATGGCGGCCCCGTCCTCCTCATCCGCGACGCCCTCCCCGTACACGACGCTCGTCGGGCGCGTGAGCTGCGAGCGCGAGATCAAGCGCAGCAAGTTCATCGCCATCGCGGCCCCGGTCCCCAACGAGCGTGCCGCCATGGCCTTCCTGGATcag GTCAAGGATCCACGTGCTACCCATAATTGCTGGGCATACAAG CTGGGAGATCAATTCCGTTACAACGATGACGGTGAACCTTCTAGTACAGCTGGGAAGCCAATATACTCTGCCATCATTTCCTCTGGCATTGATAAGGTCATGGTGGTTGTGATTAG ATATTTTGGAGGCATAAAACTGGGAACCGGTGGACTGGTGAGGGCTTATGGTGGGGTTGCTTCTGAATGTCTTAAAGATGCTCCTACTTGTCTTGTGAAACCAAAG GCTCGTGTGGGTATGGAAGTACCATTTAATCTGTTGGGAACAGTCTATCATCAG GTCCGCTGTTGCCCCCCTTCCCTTTTCTCCTAA
- the LOC109939200 gene encoding ATP synthase subunit d, mitochondrial: MSGNGAKKVVDAAVKAGRTIIDWDGMAKLLVTDEARKEFAALRRAFDDVNHQLQTKFSQEPQPIDWEYYRKGIGSKVVDMYKEAFESIEIPKYVDTVTPQYKPKFDAVIAELKEAEKEHQKESERIEKELAEMEEMRKKISTMTADDYFEKYPELRKKFDDEIRNDNWGY; encoded by the exons ATGAGCGGCAACGGCGCGAAGAAGGTGGTCGATGCGGCGGTGAAGGCCGGCAGGACGATCATCGACTGGGACGGCATGGCCAAGTTGCTCGTCACCGACGAGGCGCGCAAGGAGTTCGCCGCCCTCCGCCGCGCTTTCGATGACGTCAACCACCAGCTCCAGACCAAGTTCTCCCAG GAACCCCAGCCGATTGATTGGGAGTACTACAGAAAAGGAATTGGATCAAAAGTGGTGGATATGTACAAAGAGGCTTTTGAAA GCATCGAGATCCCGAAGTACGTCGACACAGTTACTCCCCAGTACAAGCCAAAGTTTGATGCTGTG ATTGCTGAATTAAAGGAGGCTGAGAAAGAGCATCAGAAGGAGTCAGAAAGGATAGAGAAGGAACTTGCTGAAATGGAGGAAATGAgg AAAAAGATCAGTACAATGACAGCAGATGATTACTTTGAGAAGTACCCTGAACTCAGGAAGAAGTTTGACGATGAAATCCGTAACGATAACTGGGGATATTGA
- the LOC109941966 gene encoding uncharacterized protein has protein sequence MQQAFRGRKTNPTQNVMVAVDFDLKFTYVLAGWEGSAHDALILADAIERDDGFTVPQGKFYLVDAGYACRTGFLPPFRGVRYHLSEFGSRNRPTNARELFNLRHSSLRVTVERAIGALKNRFRILDNKPFHKYDQGGFVPATDVMTETIRVGASAPANADDATASSAGAAPAAAGLVAAVPGGPRAMRWNNNTSGFILRRMAQLLSDGSRPDKVFKDKDVNSVAKALKEYSGEAVSPTQVYNHLRKWRQKWSRVSKLKDLSGALWDSDSNAILLDQEHYLGHCKDHPKDAEFLNCPIRFYTEMEAIFGHAMATGKFALGSGEALGQNQVDSVAAKVEGPAFTYISEERAQTDVGEGSKATENPSIVVGRKRKRGNFSEDEMLMLTNMSDAVNNVANALRETGPAHVDANLYLAVMEMPGYSEEALIVAYTFLLDNKAQGRGFVHMTEAHRNIWLRTFLAKNYYM, from the exons ATGCAGCAAGCTTTCAGGGGTAGGAAAACTAACCCGACACAAAATGTGATGGTTGCTGTGGACTTTGACCTCAAGTTCACATATGTTCTAGCTGGCTGGGAGGGGTCTGCCCATGATGCACTTATCCTGGCTGATGCCATTGAGAGGGATGATGGGTTCACTGTCCCACAAG GTAAATTCTACTTGGTAGATGCGGGGTATGCATGCCGCACTGGCTTTCTACCCCCCTTCAGGGGGGTTAGGTACCATTTGAGTGAGTTTGGGAGCAGAAATCGACCTACCAATGCAAGAGAACTGTTCAACCTGAGACACTCATCACTTAGAGTTACTGTGGAGAGGGCTATAGGTGCATTGAAGAACAGGTTTCGTATCTTGGACAACAAGCCCTTTCACAAGTAT GATCAGGGTGGGTTTGTCCCAGCTACTGATGTGATGACTGAGACGATAAGGGTTGGTGCTAGTGCACCAGCTAACGCTGATGATGCTACTGCATCTAGTGCTGGTGCTGCTCCAGCAGCAGCTGGACTTGTTGCTGCTGTTCCCGGGGGTCCTAGGGCAATGAGGTGGAACAACAACACCTCTGGATTTATTCTTAGGAGGATGGCTCAACTTCTTAGTGATGGTAGCAGGCCTGACAAGGTCTTCAAGGACAAGGATGTCAACTCTGTTGCCAAAGCCCTTAAGGAGTACAGTGGGGAGGCAGTGAGCCCAACTCAGGTGTATAACCACTTGAGGAAATGGAGGCAGAAATGGTCTAGGGTGTCTAAGCTCAAAGACCTTAGTGGGGCTTTATGGGATAGTGACTCCAATGCTATCTTGCTTGATCAGGAGCACTACCTTGGCCACTGCAAG GACCATCCAAAAGATGCAGAGTTCCTAAACTGCCCTATTAGGTTCTACACTGAGATGGAGGCCATTTTTGGCCATGCTATGGCCACTGGCAAATTTGCACTTGGTTCTGGTGAAGCCTTAGGACAGAACCAGGTTGATAGTGTTGCTGCCAAGGTTGAGGGACCTGCCTTCACCTATATCTCTGAAGAGAGAGCACAAACTGATGTTGGAGAGGGTAGCAAGGCCACCGAGAACCCCTCCATAGTTGTGGGTaggaagaggaagagagggaACTTCAGTGAGGATGAGATGCTTATGTTGACCAATATGTCTGATGCAGTGAACAATGTGGCTAATGCCCTTAGAGAGACTGGACCTGCCCATGTGGATGCTAACCTCTACCTAGCTGTGATGGAGATGCCTGGCTATTCTGAGGAGGCACTGATTGTTGCCTACACCTTCCTCCTGGACAACAAGGCTCAAGGCAGGGGCTTTGTTCACATGACTGAGGCACATAGAAACATTTGGCTTAGGACCTTCCTAGCCAAGAACTACTACATGTAG
- the LOC103643159 gene encoding AT-hook motif nuclear-localized protein 17 yields the protein MDREGHYGGRGGGRLLECFSDEVSSGNGGGEERANDGGGPRPPAPGSGVVGAWKRRRGRPPGSKNKPKPQAAAAAAAVARDVEPASSAMRPHVLEVPSGGDVARALAGFARRRGLGICVLAGTGAVADVSLRHPSSSADGAGGSAAVFRGRYEILSISATFLAPSTPAAVARATVRDLSVSLAGPHGQVVGGAVVGPLVAATAVVVLAAAFTDLTFHRLPLEDDAPASVSDIAGADERRGHGRHQYPEQHDAGGSSHPQAMAPATQPVPLFARESHELWPAAPASAQRPRSPYQ from the coding sequence ATGGACCGGGAGGGCCATTACGGAGGCCGCGGCGGCGGCAGGCTCCTGGAGTGCTTCTCCGACGAGGTGAGCAGCGGAAATGGCGGCGGCGAGGAGCGCGCGAACGACGGGGGTGGTCCACGGCCGCCGGCGCCCGGCAGCGGCGTCGTCGGGGCCTGGAAGCGGAGGCGAGGGCGGCCGCCGGGGTCCAAAAACAAGCCGAAGCCgcaggcggcagcggcggcggcggcggtcgcGCGGGACGTGGAGCCCGCGTCGTCGGCCATGCGCCCGCACGTGCTCGAGGTCCCCAGCGGCGGGGAcgtcgcgcgcgcgctcgcgggcTTCGCGCGCCGCCGCGGCCTCGGGATCTGCGTGCTCGCGGGGACGGGCGCCGTCGCCGACGTCTCGCTCCGCCACCCCTCCTCCTCCGCGGACGGAGCTGGAGGCTCCGCGGCCGTCTTCCGCGGCCGGTACGAGATCCTCTCCATCTCGGCCACCTTCCTGGCCCCGTCCACGCCCGCCGCGGTGGCCCGCGCGACCGTCAGGGACCTCTCGGTGTCGCTCGCCGGCCCGCACGGCCAGGTCGTCGGGGGCGCCGTGGTGGGCCCTCTCGTCGCCGCCACCGCCGTCGTCGTCCTGGCCGCCGCGTTCACGGACCTTACCTTCCACCGCCTCCCCCTCGAGGACGACGCACCGGCGTCCGTCTCCGATATTGCCGGAGCCGACGAACGCCGTGGGCACGGGCGGCATCAGTACCCGGAGCAGCACGACGCGGGCGGGTCGTCGCACCCGCAAGCCATGGCTCCGGCAACTCAGCCGGTTCCCTTGTTCGCGCGCGAGTCCCACGAGTTGTGGCCCGCGGCGCCGGCAAGTGCACAGCGCCCACGCTCGCCGTATCAGTAG
- the LOC109941972 gene encoding putative ubiquitin-like-specific protease 1B: MESLFVGLSHNKPKNSVATAIVREDYICTQGDLALIDFIKEIPCEPRVEVVLIDDAFVERKWMECLFQPNAYLGDEVIDCYINLIKAQKHLKCRSGGRVHIENAFQFNFLKRDGDVEIKTEELYPNKDMTQICSAERRVLLYLDHDMVFIPINIRETHWYLAVIHARNMEIQVLDSLGTSQDRKDLTDSIKGLQRQIDMISQRKELKDHRWPDLQVASWPLREIDMGYAKQTDSSSCGLFLLNYIEYWTGDELSDSFTQDDMSHFRKKMAAILLSLDLNKRRGCLLYKNEKEDDSGSPSDVEILENPTDSNKRKLLHMLDDSELVLYRWVHK; the protein is encoded by the exons ATGGAATCTCTATTTGTAGGCTTGTCTCATAACAAACCAAAAAATTCGGTGGCAACCGCAATAGTTCGAGAAG ACTATATTTGCACGCAAGGTGATCTTGCTCTCATCGATTTTATTAAGGAAATCCCTTGTGAACCAAGGGTAGAAGTCGTGCTTATTGATGATGCCTTTGTTGAAAGGAAATGGATGGAGTGTTTATTTCAACCGAACGCATATTTAGGTGACGAG GTTATAGACTGTTACATAAATTtgataaaagctcaaaagcatctAAAGTGCCGATCTGGAGGTCGCGTTCACATAGAAAATGCTTTCCAGTTCAATTTCCTGAAGCGAGATGGTGATGTTGAAATTAAAACAGAAGAGCTATATCCAAATAAAGACATGACACAAATATGTAGCGCTGAACGAAGGGTGTTACTTTACTTAGACCATGACATG GTGTTTATTCCGATAAACATCCGAGAGACGCACTGGTATCTTGCCGTGATCCATGcaagaaatatggagatacaagTGCTCGATTCACTTGGTACTTCACAAGATCGCAAAGACCTCACTGACTCT ATTAAAGGACTACAAAGACAAATAGATATGATATCTCAACGTAAGGAGTTAAAAGACCACAGGTGGCCAGACCTCCAAGTTGCTTCTTGGCCGCTCAGAGAAATAGACATGGGATATGCAAAGCAGACAGATAG CTCTTCATGTGGcctctttcttttgaactatatcgAATACTGGACAGGGGATGAACTGTCTGACAGTTTTACCCAG GATGACATGTCACACTTTAGGAAAAAAatggctgctatattactatctttAGACCTGAATAAGAGAAGGGGGTGCCTGTTatacaaaaatgaaaaagaagATGACTCTGGAAGCCCATCAGATGTTGAGATATTAGAAAACCCAACAGATTCTAATAAGAGGAAACTACTCCACATGCTTGATGATAGCGAATTAGT TCTCTACCGATGGGTGCACAAATGA